The Macrobrachium rosenbergii isolate ZJJX-2024 chromosome 7, ASM4041242v1, whole genome shotgun sequence genome segment AAGATACTGGCTAAGATTTCAGGCTTGACGAAATTACGTCGTCAGGTAGAGTGTGACTTTTGGAAATTTGTTTCTCTGTTCACGTTTCtagagaaggggaagagggaaaatGCGTAAAGAACGGCGCACTTCTAgtttaaaattctccttaaattgtatgttatttttaaCCATATCAGTTGTACTCGTTCCTTTTGGCTTGTCAACTCAAGCTTAATTTCTCTCTTACATCAGATTTTATCAGTGCAATATTTACAACACAAATACAGATTTTGCTGTTTTTGACGTGGCAATACGGGGTAATTGCATTGTTGATTATTGATTACTATTATAAACTGGCTTAGGTATTAAAAAAAGTGTGGGattaatgattaaaaagaaaaaatggtggtttttattttaacagacaGCAACTTTTAAGAACACAGAATAAGTATAATGATGATcacaaaatacatacaataatttctttcatttaattcgCATTCACTCACCATTCATGCAGACCTTGAATACACAGAATTTACGAATCGAATGATACACATCTTCCAAGCAATgatgattaatttttcttaactaAAAACTAGTTGGCTCTGTACACATGGAAAGGTGTATGATGGTGGCGCCCAGAGACCAGCTCTAGCAGCAATACAGGATCCCCGAGGAGCCAAGGACtggccagaaatatatatataaaattgcattcTCTGCTTCgtcttgtgtttgtttttcaagCGTGTTTTCTTTGAAAGGAGCGAATATAAAAACGTCCTGGGAGAGACCTTCAGCCAGCCGAGGTCTCTCGCTCTCCCTAATCTCTTGCAAAGCCTGTCTTTACAAAGCCTAGAATTTCCCTTGAGGAGTTTCCTCCGAGACACGGGTGCCATCCAGTGGCCGAGCCATCACCTCCGTCCTCGCTTCGTAGATGAAAACCAGTTCGTCTGAAGCATACTATTTATAATAACAAATGAATCACAAAAGGAGGTGAACGTGTGTCTGGATATgttcatgtttatatacataaatgtatgattATGACATCGTTTACTTAAGCCGTGGCAATTCGGGGATCCTGGAGGGTATCTATTTTATGACTTCCCACGCAAGGATGGAAAAACCAGTGCTGAGTAGCCGCTTTATGTACAGATTGAAATGCTGTTTCCCAGTAACGCAGGAGGCCCTGTAGTAAGCATAAATTACCTACGAAGGAGGCCGGCCCTGTAGTAAGCATATATCACCTACGCAGGAGGCCTTGTAGTAAGCATAAATAACCAGAGGGAATTAAATGCTTCTTAAAAGGTACGCCTTCCAAAGGGAAGTGGCATAAGGTCACTTCCCTCTCCTGCCCAAAAAGGTATCTCCTAATCACTTAAAAGTAACTTTtgacacaccaaaaaaaaactcCTAGAACAGAGCAACACTGAAACGAATAATAATGACTAttacaaagaaacaaatgcaaaatcccaataacagaggaagagagagagagaaagaaatagattcTGAATCTTAGTGTGACAGAGGGAATCCTTCAAGAACATTAATAACATCCTTCCTGGGTTACGAACAGCATTCCTTAGATTGACGAGGAATCACAGTCAAATATGTGGGTGGGGGTTGGACTCGGCGGTCATCAACGGGGGCGGCCTTAGAATTTGGGTGGGTCGGTGACGTAGGTCAGTTCATTAAGGTAGAACCTGTGAAAGGATAAAAGGAGAGTTAATGAGAGAAAACGGTATGCTAATGTACagttaaagagagaaaatggtttgctaatgtacagaaaaataatacaaacatcagggattcttgtgaaaaaaaatttaatgctcTAAATATTCCAACACATGTCCCTTAAATTTGTTTAAACTACAAAAGTAATAATTTGATTCTGGTGTTTTCATTGTAGCTGGGCTTTCTCATAATTAATCCTCTAAACTGGGTGGAACTGTACCACTATTTCGTATATTATCGCCAGAAAATGACAGATTTGTACAGTCACAGTTGCCAGGGCGGAGTCGCGATTTCTGCTTCGACCATTATTAGGTGAAGAAGCGCTATCAAAGACCGTAGAATTTTGTCCAGatacttttcaaaatgaaaaggaaattttaaaaatgtataccaAAAATAATCAGAAAGAAAATTCAGCATTTTTAAGGGCAAAAGAATGTTTGATCGAGTTCTATCTAACCATTAGGGTGCCTGTTGAAACGAAGTCCAAAAAGTCAAAATTGATCATTTGTGAAGTTCTCAATTTAGTTCTCAATACAGTGCTGAGGGAGATTACTGTAAGAGTTTTCTGGAATTACATTCAAAAACCCAAAATCGAAGGTTGTTTGAAAAGAAGAGACTGGTTGCACAGTATGGCTGGTTATTTCCTTCAAGATGATTTGCCAATACCAGGACAAAAGCCTTTTATACAAATTGTCTGTAATTTAAAGAGCTGTTTCCACGTGGTCCATGCGGTATGAAAAATCATTTGTCCAAAACAGATTTGCAATGCAGCAGATTAACTAGTACAGTCCAGCCATAAGAGCAACCAGTTTTACTACTGGTACCCTTGGGAGTTCTTCCTTGTCCTTGCTGGCTTTAGGACTCAACATTAACAAGCTACCTCAAAACTTGAACCTAATTTCATCATATCCCAAACCTCAGGTGCTTCAGGAGCTTAATCAGCGCTTGACAGTTTGGAACTTTATTTTTCCAGGCAGCTCTTTGGCTTCTGTGTAAGAACTTTTCATGTGTAAAAAACTCAGCAGCTTCAGGAATTTGATCAGTGCTTGACAGTCTTGGAACTTACTGTACTTTTCCTAGGCAACTCTTACTTAGCTGTACTCAGCTACACCTCATGTGTTGATCTGCAGTAGCTTTAGGAGCTCAAATCAGTCTTTTATATTCTTGGAACTTACTTTAAATAAGCATCTGGTATTCCCAAGCCTCCAAAGGCTTACAGAACTTGTAACCCACTTCTTAAAACACCAACCCTGAGCAGATTAGCACTCACCAGTTCTGAGCAGCGGAGCAGTCGAAGTTGTACTGCCAATCGCAGATGCGGTACTCCTGGTTGAAAGCTGTGTCGTTGGCGCACATGTATGGGATGCGGCGTCCGTCTTCGTCGCACATGTGGAAGAGCTGGCAGTTGAACTCCTGGTCAGCGTAGAATCCCACAGGCCGGTTGGTGCAGTCAAAAGTGAAGGTGACGTTGGGGAACTCTTCCCACCTCTTGGACTGGAGGATGAAAGAAATGTTGGGGAAGAAAGGAATAGGTTAGGTGGTCTTCAGGAATGATCCTGATTCA includes the following:
- the LOC136840104 gene encoding U-scoloptoxin(01)-Er1a-like, with product MLRQLAVISCICIAVTIVYSAPSHPALHRSKRWEEFPNVTFTFDCTNRPVGFYADQEFNCQLFHMCDEDGRRIPYMCANDTAFNQEYRICDWQYNFDCSAAQNWFYLNELTYVTDPPKF